The Carassius carassius chromosome 5, fCarCar2.1, whole genome shotgun sequence DNA window AAACTTTTCAACATTTCAACAATTGTGTAGTGTCATGTATAACTAGAATTAATTTTTATTAGAAAGAcccatgtgtttgtgtttgtgactgAATGTGTGTGGCCAATACTACATAGCTCTGATTGATATGGAAATAAATTGACCTCAAGAGGTTTTATTTGTTTGCTAGTAAAACTGCAAGTGCCTCATTTTCATCATCTCTTAATATGAACTTTCAGACCACCCAATACTCTTGACTTACTATGACCTTGAACAACAAAGGACAcctagtcacacacacacacacacacacacacacaaacagactaaAGGCAAAATCTGCAGGGTCTCTTTATGTGACCCGGGTTATTTGCTCGTTTCAAAGCCCTCATTTACGAGACCTTGATGAGAGGCCATGGCACGAAGAGCAGATTCTTTTTTTCAAGGTTTCCATCTCATCTCTAAGACAATCAAGCTCAAGGTCAAAGATCAAACCTGCAATTCAATTCATCATGAACGTCATAAAAATCTCTCTTTCAAAGGTTCTTGATTAGCTCCTTAGAAAGGGACTTGAATGATGGACCACAACACATGCAGAAGTTGTTGCCTTAACCATGTGAACATTAGACAACCTTCAAGTGCCTCTTAGTATCCTTGAAAGCTGCATTAGAGATCCATAGAGGTTGAGGGGTTTTAGTTTAACACCTTATCTTCTTTGTGATTGATTAGAATGTGTGATTTGACAACAGCATTTGCAATGAGTTCTGGATACTAAGATGCTTGTGCTAGAGATCAATGACTGAATTTGACTGTCAGAATAATGAAGATCTGCCACATGTGTGCTATTATTCACAACAAGGCAAccagaatattttttaaaagacattaaCACTGGGATAAGATGTAGTAATGACTGCCTGAGGCTGtttttaagttgtgttgtgtCATAACCTGTCAGTAAATGGGAATGAGAATAACTTCTTTCTTTGGCATTGCAGTTGAAATAGTCAAGATAGTTTGCTGGAACAAAAGGTCTGATCCATAACCTTTCATGAGACGCTGCCAGGAAGAGACACAGAGATGTTACGATAGATGGAGAGAGAAGAAGTCTAAACTAAGAGAGGCTTTTAAAATAGCTGCAGAATTCCAACCATCCTCCTTATAGTTGcacacataaacataaacacaatCTTTACGAGACAGACAGGAAAAGCAGAGCTGTAGGAAAATGGGTCAATGACACAATAACATCTACGAAACATGATATTGTgttttgtttatctatctatctatctatctatctatctatctatctatctatctatctatctatctacaacccgaattccggaaaagttgggacgttttttaaattttaataaaatgaaaactaaaggaatttcaaatcacatgagccaatattttattcacaatagaacatagataacgtagcaaatgtttaaactgagaaattttacacttttatccacttaattagctcatttaaaatttaatgcctgctacaggtctcaaaaaagttggcacgggggcaacaaatggctaaaaaagcaagcagttttgaaaagattcagctgggagaacatctagtgattaattaagttaattgatatcaggtctgtaacatgattagctataaaagctttgtcttagagaagcagagtctctcagaagtaaagatgggcagaggctctccaatctgtgaaagactgcgtaaaaaaattgtggaaaactttaaaaacaatgttcctcaacgtcaaattgcaaaggctttgcaaatctcatcatctacagtgcataacatcatcaaaagattcagagaaactggagaaatctctgtgcgtaagggacaaggccggagacctttattggatgcccgtggtcttcgggctctcagacgacactgcatcactcatcggcatgattgtgtcaatgacattactaaatgggcccaggaatactttcagaaaccactgtcggtaaacacaatccgccgtgccatcagcagatgccaactaaagctctatcatgcaaaaaggaagccatatgtgaacatggtccagaagcgccgtcgtgtcctgtgggccaaggctcatttaaaatggactatttcaaagtggaatagtgttttatggtcagacgagtccaaatttgacattcttgttggaaatcacggacgccgtgtcctccgggctaaagaggagggagaccttccagcatgttatcagcattcagttcaaaagccagcatctctgatggtatgggggtgcataagtgcatacggtatgggcagcttgcatgttttggaaggctctgtgaatgctgaaaggtatataaaggttttagagcaacatatgcttccctccaaacaacgtctatttcagggaaggccttgtttatttcagcaggacaatgcaaaaccacatactgcagctataacaacagcatggcttcgtcgtagaagagtctgggtgctaacctggcctgcctgcagtccagatctttcacctatagagaacatttggcgcatcattaaacgaaaaatacgtcaaagacgaccacgaactcttcagcagctggaaatctatataaggcaagaatgggaccaaattccaacagcaaaactccagcaactcatagcctcaatgcccagacgtcttcaaactgttttgaaaagaaaaggagatgctacaccatggtaaacatgccccgtcccaactattttgagacctgtagcagaaatcaaaattgaaatgagctcattttgtgcataaaattgtaaactttctcagtttaaacatttgctatgttatctatgttctattgtgaataaaatattggctcatgtgatttgaaagtcttttagttttcattttattaaaatttaaaaaacgtcccaacttttccggaatttgggttgtacatatatacagtttttatatatatatatgaagagtttggttcctaAACCcaataaacagcatttaaaaaaaatgaatttccaCCAAAATCAGTTTTGTATCTGGTCGGTATTgaaaagtcatttttttattttgcacaaaatcGCAACGCACCATTCCACTCACATTTTAGACAGTAATAGACAGTTTAGACATTTTAgacatctactttgtactttttgatcaacaaacaagggctgcacaataaatcgcaTGTGACTGTCATGctcatcttgtcagtaaagccggttctgtgattaaaagtaccggtaaatctccatcacatgctttcagatggaaattattcagatgcatttaatacacggagccgtagatcactgaaaAGCTATGCTATATAGCGTTCATTcgatgaatcgcattcgattatgaatGTGAAATTGCATAGCATGTCAGTGTTAGcgttttattaatgccatttatgtttttggtaATACAGcatatagcactagtcaactaaatgaatgtaacatggcaaggATGAaagcacttttggaagttgaatgtaaggtctaatgtgatgttgttcatgttcttgttcatgatgaaattttattttattgctgtaattaatttatagcattaacaagatgacccgttgaattcatttggtaagtgatgactgatgaatatatttttagtccagtgcctgtatataagattagtgACCCTGAATCAAAACCTGGATtagaatttttaatgttattataacctaaagatgctatgtgaaagtttgaaacagtaAATGGTGGTTTTAATTTTGACACTTTCAcatttttacttatattttacttatataggctatatatatatggcgtgagcgtggcgtttctgctccatgtcagttgtgtgacggctgcctcgcattttctgtgtctttaggcctacacaccagaatcgtgcctgaagcggtgctggcgcgctgctgctgctgtaggtgacatagagggagaccgccgacagaccaggatcagGATAAAGGAtgccgtcaacagtattgacggcaaaatagactatgtttgacaggtgcaatatgccagtgtgtcaccggactaaggttttcaaaaggcatcacgcgagtgtgaacatcactacaactaggaaaaaaacgattatAATTCAAACGTGACAATGTATGTGTATTCACAGCCAGTGAAcaacagactttcataataataaaaaaacggcGTTAACgcgcaataaaataattattggtgTTAATCAATTAATGTGTTAACGAACCCTGAatatatataagtgctgtcaaatgattaatcatgattaatcacatccaaaataaaactttttgtttacataatatgtgtgtgtgtgtactatgtaCTGTGTACATGTATTATtgcaatatacataatatatattatgtatatataaatacatacatatacagtatatatttaaaaaatatttacataattacaaGTATATCTTTataatcatataatttatattatatataaatatatttaaaatataaacataacttatttttcttaaatatacatgcgtgtgtgcatttatatatacataataaatatacacagaacacatacatatattatgtaaaaaaaaaaaaaaggtctcagTAAAGCTTGAGATTAGTAGGGCTGTTTCGAatgccattttttgagcttcgaagcttaggTGGCAATCAATATCGAATATTCGAAGcttcggtgggtggggctaaatatataataatagtgtCGGTTTGCATTTGTATCATCTTTCACGACTTCACGTTTCACTCTTCGGCATCGTAAATGTGTTGCGGCAGACCCAGTGGAGTGCAGTGTTGCATTTGGTGCAATATGATCAGGTGGCACacattctttaaatattaataaacatttaataatcttttaaatagaACAGTTTCCGGTACGCATTACACGGGCAGGTTTATGCTCCGAAAACGGACAGTGCACAAGTGATACAAAACACAAAGTCTGTTGAGAGCAAGAACTTTAATAAGGTATTAATAacgaacatttctttaaaacaaatgaatcccaaaacagaaattaaattagtaacacacagtgatttcaacgaactgtaataaataaagaacacggtagcatgcttataaacagttgaataagaataaatgaattgtttttaaaatgacacaaaatgtaatatctattacaattagttttattctatataagggatttattttgtcttattctgactttttgttaatttaaatctttaaaatgcgcgatgcttttattgaaagcatgttgcggtgttttttttaatttattattattagcctgcaGTTCGTTGAactacattcatttattattcgtaaatgtaataattactgaCACCGTAACGGGTTggctatttaaatttaaagtaattgtaataaattttattcactcccttatatagaataaactgtaatAGGTTAAATAGAACAAGGTAATGTTAGCCTAGCTAGACAGCTCacatttcaatgacaaaaatatttaggcTCTTTCAAACACTTATATAAATCGCAACCCAGTGGTTGGAAACTATTGTGAAACTACCTATACTCGTTTCATGTTGTGTGCGAGGAAGATGAGTTTGTCCACATTTTCTGGTAAAAGGGAACTTCGGGTCTTGTTGACGATGTAGCCAGCTTTTGAGAAAATGCGCTCTGATGGAGTTGAAGTGGCCGGAACGCAAAGAAGGTGTTTGGCTGCAAATGCCAGTTTAGGGTAGCGGTCACTGTTTTGCTTCCACCATGCCAGTGGGCCCGACTGTAATTTAGTAGCATCTCTCAAATACTGCTCCATCTCTGTCTTTGCGCTGTCTCCGCGTTCTTCTTCCTCTTCGTCATCAGCCTGCATCAGCATTGAAAtctcctgctgtttttttttggcgGGTGGTGGTGGCGCATCCGTCTCCTCTTCTCCGTGGCTTGCTGACAGCTCTTCTCCCTTGCGAACGATCTGTTGCTGATGCAGATGTTCAGCTAGTCTGACAACctaaacaaatagcattttcttaGTCTAATCTATGCGTAGCGCACACAATAATCTTAGTGGCAtaatcacaatacattttaattatttactattatatagtagtaataaaaatataagtctAACCTCAATGTATACCAGGTCCTTCTTCTCATCCTCAAGGAATTTAAGGTGCTTAAATCTCACGTCTAGTGCTGAAGAAAGGAGATAGATGCTGGTGGGTTCCAAATTTAACAGTTCCCATCTGCTGTCGATCTCCTTGACAAGGGTATTCTTCATTTCTCTGATGGCAGGGCTGTCATCCTCTTCTGGTGACAGGTGGCGTTTCTTCAGGTTAAAGAGCATTGGCACTGTTGCCGACAACGACAAGTTTGCCTCCTGTGATAGTAGTTCTGTGAGTGTGAGCAGGGGCCCAAGTAATTCTGATGTCTCTTGTGCCAGTTTCCACTGGTCTCCTGTCAAGTCAAGGGTGCGATTTCCTTTCTTAGTGATGCTGGGATCTGACAAAACAGCTGTCACTGGCCATCGCTGCTCCACCAGTCGGTTAAGCATTTCATACGTAGAGTTCCAACGAGTAGCAACATCTTGAATGAGTTTGTGTTGTACAACGTTCTGCTGCGTTTGTTTCTCTTTCAAAGCAGCTGTAgccttggcactttttttgaagtgcCCTACGAGATTCCTGGCAGCTGAAACTGTGCGACGGATTCGGTCCAGTTTCAGAGCTTCATTTATGCATAGTTGCAGCGTGTGTCCTGAGCAGCAGACCCCTTGAACGGTTCCCCATTTCTCCGGTTCTTTATTCAGCGTCTCGGTGCACAGCTTCATATTGCTGGCATTGTCGTGAACAACGGCTATTCGCTTGTAATTTGGAATTGCGAATGCATCTGCCGCGTCTCCAAGCTGTTGTGCAATGTTGACTCCTGTATGGCTTGACTCAAATGCTTTGGTTTCCAAAACGAAGGCAGAGAGTTCCCACTCCTGAGTTATAAAGTGACAGGTGACAGCCATATACGCCTCCATACTCACGGAAGTCCAGATGTCCGTTGTGAAACTTAAGGCCGTAGCTTTTTCAACGAGAGCATAAATTTGGCCTCGCAGATCGCTGTATTTAAGAGACAGGGTGTTTGAAATACTGGAACGGTTTGGGACAGTGTAGTCTGGCTCCATTATCTTCATTAATTTTCTGAAGCCTTCGCCTTCAACTACATTAACGGGCCTCATATCCATAGCGACAAACTCCACTATGGCATctgttatctctctctttcttttctctgttaACGGTTTTCGGAATTGCAGGATCTGCTGTGAAGTTTTGGGTTTTGTTGAGCATGTTGATGGCTGCGATACCTGTGGATGTAcctataaacaaattattattagcctgtgctgctgtatgtttttaaatagtGTCGTATTTGCAATTAGCCTATTTATCATAGCAAATTAAGCgcataaaagcagtttttttttttgtttgttttttttttgccgcgTGCTACTTACAGAACTCAGGTGATTTTTCAAActtgtggtgctgttgtggtaggccagtttcaaatcgcatatttgacacactgcctttgtcttgtcatcctcacttaatttaaagtgctcccaaaCAGCTGAGGTCTTGGGCATTTTGTACCTATTCAGTATGAGATGAAATAAATCACTACGTTCGCCAACGGGCGGTTCAAGCATGAGTGAGAATGAGTCCGCGACGGAAGTcacgtgttgaaaaaaaaaaaaaagaatattcgaatctcaaaactgaaaatcgaatgccaccccaccgaacgaatattcgaatattcgattATTCTAGTACAGCCCTAGAGATTAGTAgaaaatctccatcacgtgctttcagatggagtggcatttaaatacacagagccatagttcactgacaagctaagcAATATCACATTCATAATCGATATGATTCATCTGCAATTATGAATGTGATATTGCATAGCTTatcagtgatctatggctctgtgtattaaatgtcaCTCCAcctgaaagcacgtgatggaaATGTACTACTAATCACACAACCAGCTTtattgacgagatgcgcatgataaTTTCAATATGAGCTTGTTAAATTATTCAATGCAAAGGACTATGGGAAGTCTGAAAATAAGGTTTTTAAACATTTCCAAATTTGAGTCCCTGGTCGTAagaaatttcctgataatttgaTCACTCAAATCCAATTATGAGAGAGAAAATGGAATAATATGAAAAGAAAGTGAAATAAATTAAACGAGAGAAGAACTATCAGACCAATGGCAAAAAACCTCCAGCTTATTGAAATCTACTCCAATATTTTCATCAgcccttttttttctatttcctaTGGAAGGAAGAGCGTGGAGAGTTTATGTCTGTTGGAGCGTCCTGTCCATTAATCTCTCCATAGATACACCAGTCTGCCACTCAACAGCAATGGTTCAATGAAATTATGTGGAAAAATACTGTGGAGAGGCTTTTAATAATTGACGTCATCAATACAAAACAACAAACTCAGTCTTGAACATCTGACCGCTCACACTTAAAATAACCAGCATGCACATGtgtaaacacacgcacacaatctTTTCTAGATATATGATTGGCTGACTACAGAATGTGCCATCCATTTTTCAGTCTGCCTGCTTCGCTAGCGATGAGGTCCATATATCCCTGGTGTAAGACACATAAGAGGCCTGTGAGCTGAGTCCATTTGGAAAGTATGTTGGCTATACCAAGAATACATTTTAGGAAATATTTGGCTTGCTTACAATCCTAACATTAATTATGCAGTGGGGAAGAATTATTTAGGGCAATGTGGAATACTGGAAGCAACCAGAGGATTGGAAATAATTGGATGAGTTCCTCAGaaaatgttataattattatttacaagaaATAGAGGTATATTTTATATAGATCATCAGAGCAGATCTGACAGGGAGATCAAAGGACAGTTAGTGTGGTGGAGTAGCTGCTCAACTCAGTCTCCCTCTAAACCTTATTCTAAATTCTCAGAGATTGCTCTTTTGAAGCACAGGAGAATTTTTGGCATGATTTGAAATTtcatactatatattttttaaatgcttgttATAGATCTTACTAGGAATGATTTATCTGTGTATATAATtcagtttttacaaaaatgtattcatcaaaatgtcataactacgtcaacaaacaatccagataaatatgaaaaaattgcTCTGCATGTTGGACTTTTTTCTACACTGAGTAGCTTTTAAAGATGGTTTACCAAGTGGATCcatttaaaaatgctgtttttgcatTGTAGTGTGAACTGTGAAAACAATGATTCATGTTTACTCATGTGTCTCATATTGTACCCATATATCTATGGTTGCTAATCATTTTCACAGTGTTGCTAAAGACTAATGCTACTTCGCCCAGAATGCAAAGATTACAGAATAGGCTACT harbors:
- the LOC132140326 gene encoding zinc finger BED domain-containing protein 4-like, which produces MLNRLVEQRWPVTAVLSDPSITKKGNRTLDLTGDQWKLAQETSELLGPLLTLTELLSQEANLSLSATVPMLFNLKKRHLSPEEDDSPAIREMKNTLVKEIDSRWELLNLEPTSIYLLSSALDVRFKHLKFLEDEKKDLVYIEVVRLAEHLHQQQIVRKGEELSASHGEEETDAPPPPAKKKQQEISMLMQADDEEEEERGDSAKTEMEQYLRDATKLQSGPLAWWKQNSDRYPKLAFAAKHLLCVPATSTPSERIFSKAGYIVNKTRSSLLPENVDKLIFLAHNMKRV